From a region of the Vicinamibacterales bacterium genome:
- a CDS encoding DUF2156 domain-containing protein has translation MRRSWLRRHGRDAVSFQALKLDAEWWVDAPPPAGTGAAVAYRPSGLSWIAIGTPLVPEGRRADAVQRFCRAARAHRRRPVFLGAEEIAPFSGLRTLALGLQSVLKPSAWEATLRRWPKLREQVRRARAKGVTVRAVAPDELAPGAPLRAEVERLRREWLHSRAMEPLGFLVEVDPFYAADEHLYFAAYHQGRAVQFLSVVPIHARDGWLMEDMLRGTDAPNGTTELLIAALMQRLGGDPAWVTPGLTPLAGPVPWWLRLTRLVTVALYDFSGLLRFRSRLHPSAWTTVWLAWDRGPAPLVLLDVLGAFARGRILRFAVRSTTWHPNGPPWTVAVPLVVWTAFLFVLALTGQTGVLGYPLPNLYGWILFDVLLASALFMVARRPRPLALFAVATVALVDFALATRHTEVIGIGTGLVQPVCRAISVMGPLLGATAVYWAAWLAYRKSAG, from the coding sequence ATGCGCCGCTCGTGGCTGCGACGGCACGGGCGCGACGCCGTCTCGTTCCAGGCGCTGAAGCTGGATGCAGAGTGGTGGGTGGACGCCCCGCCGCCCGCCGGCACCGGAGCGGCGGTGGCGTATCGGCCGTCAGGCCTGTCGTGGATCGCCATTGGCACGCCGCTGGTCCCGGAGGGCCGTCGTGCGGACGCGGTGCAGCGATTCTGCCGTGCGGCGCGCGCGCACCGCCGGCGTCCCGTCTTCCTCGGCGCCGAGGAGATTGCCCCGTTCTCGGGACTCCGCACGCTGGCGCTCGGGCTGCAGTCCGTGCTGAAGCCGTCGGCATGGGAGGCCACGCTGCGCCGCTGGCCGAAGCTGCGCGAGCAGGTGCGGCGCGCCCGGGCGAAGGGCGTCACCGTGCGAGCCGTGGCGCCGGACGAACTCGCGCCGGGGGCCCCGCTTCGCGCGGAGGTGGAGCGGCTGCGCCGCGAGTGGCTGCACTCACGCGCCATGGAGCCGTTGGGCTTCCTCGTCGAGGTGGACCCGTTCTACGCCGCCGACGAGCATCTGTACTTCGCGGCGTATCACCAGGGACGCGCGGTGCAGTTCCTGTCGGTCGTGCCCATCCACGCCCGCGACGGCTGGCTCATGGAGGACATGCTGCGCGGCACGGACGCGCCCAACGGGACCACCGAGCTCCTGATCGCGGCGCTGATGCAGCGCCTGGGCGGCGATCCCGCGTGGGTGACGCCCGGTCTCACGCCGCTGGCGGGGCCGGTGCCGTGGTGGCTCCGCCTCACGCGGCTCGTCACCGTGGCGCTCTACGACTTCTCGGGCCTGCTGCGCTTCCGCTCGCGCCTCCACCCGTCGGCGTGGACCACGGTGTGGCTGGCGTGGGACCGCGGTCCGGCGCCGCTCGTGCTCCTCGACGTGCTGGGCGCGTTCGCGCGCGGGAGGATTCTTCGCTTCGCCGTGCGCTCCACGACGTGGCACCCCAACGGGCCGCCGTGGACCGTCGCGGTGCCGCTCGTGGTCTGGACGGCCTTCCTGTTCGTGCTCGCCCTGACCGGACAGACCGGCGTCCTCGGCTATCCACTGCCCAATCTGTACGGCTGGATCCTGTTCGACGTCCTGCTGGCCTCGGCGCTCTTCATGGTGGCGCGGCGCCCGCGCCCGCTGGCGCTCTTCGCCGTCGCCACCGTGGCGCTCGTGGACTTCGCCCTGGCCACGCGGCACACCGAGGTCATCGGCATCGGCACCGGACTCGTGCAGCCGGTGTGCCGCGCCATCAGCGTCATGGGGCCGCTGCTGGGAGCCACGGCCGTCTACTGGGCCGCATGGCTCGCGTATCGGAAGTCGGCCGGCTGA
- a CDS encoding MaoC/PaaZ C-terminal domain-containing protein yields MSSDTSEVWPGGMPHVGQVGERSRTVEADDIRRFTDMSGDRNLHYDESVAKASRFGEIVVQGGVTSAI; encoded by the coding sequence ATGAGCAGTGACACGAGCGAGGTCTGGCCGGGCGGCATGCCGCACGTGGGACAGGTGGGCGAGCGGTCGCGCACCGTGGAGGCCGACGACATCCGCCGGTTCACCGACATGAGCGGGGACAGGAACCTCCACTACGACGAGTCGGTGGCCAAGGCGAGCCGCTTCGGCGAGATCGTCGTCCAGGGCGGCGTGACGTCGGCCATCTGA